In Haemophilus parainfluenzae, one genomic interval encodes:
- the ilvM gene encoding acetolactate synthase 2 small subunit, which translates to MNQYTFDLIAQHRPEVLERILRVIRHRGFTVTKMEMALIDDKVRLKFTVKSDRTLVLLVSQLEKLPDIFNIDRVLN; encoded by the coding sequence ATGAACCAATATACTTTTGACTTGATCGCTCAACACCGCCCCGAAGTACTGGAACGCATTTTGCGTGTGATCCGCCACCGCGGCTTCACCGTGACAAAAATGGAAATGGCACTGATTGACGACAAAGTGCGGTTAAAATTCACTGTAAAATCCGACCGCACTTTGGTGTTGTTGGTGAGTCAGTTGGAGAAGTTGCCTGATATCTTCAATATAGATAGAGTATTAAACTAA